The Cydia amplana chromosome 9, ilCydAmpl1.1, whole genome shotgun sequence genome includes a region encoding these proteins:
- the LOC134651217 gene encoding cryptochrome-1 — translation MMGGSVLWFRHGLRLHDNPALHAALEDHTVPFYPIFIFDGETAGTKLVGYNRMRYLLEALDDLDQQFKRHGGRLIMLKGQPNVVLRRLWEEFGIRKLCFEQDCEPVWRARDNSVKQACREIGVTCHEHVSHTLWEPDTVIKANGGIPPLTYQMFLHTVATIGDPPRPVGDLDLSGVRFGTLPECFYSEFTVFDKTPKPEDFGIHRENEDIRMIRWVGGETTALKQMKQRLSVEYETFCRGSYLPTHGSPDLLGPPISLSPALRFGCLSVRSFYWAIQDLYRQVHQGRLPSNQCITGQLIWREYFYTMSVNNPQYGQVAGNPICLDIPWKEPSGDELESWMEGRTGFPFIDAAMRQLRIEGWLHHAVRNTVASFLTRGTLWLSWEHGLNHFLKYLLDADWSVCAGNWMWVSSSAFEALLDSGECACPVQLGQRLDPSGEYVRRYVPELTNMPPLYIYEPWKAPIDVQERAKCVIGQHYPAPIVNHLAAAQRNRNAMQELRQMLQKAPPHCCPSSEDEIRQFMWLPDDTYVQATTA, via the exons ATGATGGGTGGAAGCGTCCTCTGGTTCCGCCATGGCTTGCGGCTGCACGACAACCCGGCCTTGCACGCCGCTCTGGAGGATCATACTGTCCCGTTCTACCCTATATTCATCTTCGATGGTGAGACAGCAG GAACGAAGCTGGTGGGTTACAATCGCATGCGCTACTTGCTGGAAGCCCTGGACGACCTGGACCAGCAGTTCAAGCGGCACGGCGGGCGGCTGATCATGCTCAAAGGGCAGCCCAACGTGGTGTTGCGGAGGCTCTGGGAGGAGTTTG GCATCCGCAAGCTCTGCTTCGAGCAAGACTGCGAGCCGGTATGGCGCGCCCGCGACAACAGCGTGAAGCAGGCGTGTCgcgaaatcggcgtgacctgtCACGAACACGTGTCGCACACGCTCTGGGAACCCGATACCGTCATCAAGGCAAATGGAGGGATACCACCACTCACCTACCAGATGTTCTTG CATACCGTAGCAACGATCGGAGACCCGCCTCGGCCGGTCGGGGATTTAGATCTGAGCGGCGTCAGGTTCGGCACGTTGCCAGAGTGCTTTTACAGCGAGTTCACCGTCTTTGACAAG aCTCCTAAGCCGGAAGACTTCGGGATCCACCGGGAAAACGAGGACATTCGGATGATCCGCTGGGTCGGAGGGGAGACCACGGCGCTTAAGCAGATGAAACAGCGCCTAAGCGTGGAGTACGAGACATTTTGCAG GGGCTCCTACCTGCCGACCCACGGCAGCCCTGACTTGCTTGGGCCGCCCATCTCTTTGAGTCCGGCGCTACGGTTCGGCTGCCTGTCCGTCCGGAG TTTCTACTGGGCCATCCAGGACCTGTACCGGCAAGTGCACCAAGGCCGTCTTCCGTCCAACCAGTGCATAACAG GGCAGCTCATCTGGCGAGAGTACTTCTACACGATGAGCGTGAACAACCCGCAATACGGGCAGGTGGCAGGCAACCCTATCTGCTTGGACATCCCGTGGAAGGAACCCAGCGGTGACGAGCTCGAGAG CTGGATGGAAGGCCGCACCGGGTTCCCATTCATCGACGCGGCCATGCGGCAGCTCCGCATCGAGGGCTGGCTCCACCACGCCGTGCGGAACACCGTGGCCTCGTTCCTCACCCGGGGCACCCTCTGGCTGTCCTGGGAACACGGGCTGAACCACTTCCTCAAGTACCTGCTGGACGCTGATTG GTCCGTCTGTGCCGGCAACTGGATGTGGGTATCCTCCAGCGCTTTCGAGGCATTACTGGACTCCGGAGAATGCGCGTGCCCCGTCCAACTCGGACAGCGACTGGACCCGAGCGGCGAATATGTTCGCCGCTACGTGCCCGAGCTCACTAACATGCCGCCGCTCTACAT CTACGAGCCATGGAAGGCGCCCATCGACGTGCAGGAGCGCGCCAAGTGCGTGATCGGGCAGCACTACCCAGCGCCCATCGTCAACCACTTGGCCGCCGCGCAACGCAACCGGAACGCTATGCAG GAGCTTCGTCAGATGCTTCAAAAGGCGCCGCCGCACTGCTGCCCGTCGTCCGAAGACGAAATTCGCCAGTTCATGTGGCTGCCCGACGACACGTACGTGCAGGCCACCACTGCTTAA
- the LOC134650742 gene encoding cytosolic Fe-S cluster assembly factor Nubp2 homolog, translating to MLDDVKRVILVLSGKGGVGKSTVSTQLALTLKERGYKVGLLDVDLCGPSVPYLLNLENQNVHQGPQGWVPVYTDPEQRLGVMSIGFLLSSRNDAVVWRGPKKTSMIKQFLEDVQWQELDYLVIDTPPGTSDEHITVMENLRQVPQCSAILVTTPQQVAIEDVRKEITFCRKTGIPIMGIIENMSGYECPNCSECTNIFSSGGGKSLAEYAKIPFLGSVPIDPRVGKLAGQGLAAVTDLPDSTTSKVFDELVRTLAQSDRV from the exons ATGTTAGACGACGTGAAACGTGTTATATTGGTATTGTCGGGAAAAGGCGGTGTGGGAAAATCTACTGTAAGCACTCAGTTAGCCTTAACATTGAAGGAAAGAGGTTATAAG GTTGGACTTCTAGACGTCGACTTATGCGGCCCCAGTGTGCCTTATCTACTGAATCTTGAGAACCAAAACGTCCACCAAGGCCCGCAGGGATGGGTCCCCGTGTACACAGATCCAGAGCAGAGGCTCGGGGTCATGTCAATAGGCTTTCTGTTAAGTTCTCGCAACGACGCGGTGGTGTGGAGAGGGCCTAAGAAAACCTCCATGATTAAGCAGTTTTTGGAGGATGTGCAGTGGCAAGAGCTTGATTATCTTGTTATCGATACTCCACCAG GCACCTCAGACGAGCACATAACAGTGATGGAGAACTTGCGGCAAGTGCCCCAGTGTTCCGCCATATTGGTGACCACTCCACAGCAAGTCGCCATTGAGGATGTGCGGAAAGAAATCACCTTCTGCAGAAAAACTGGCATTCCCATTATGGGTATCATTGAGAATATGAGTGG CTATGAATGTCCAAACTGCAGCGAATGCACAAACATATTCTCCAGCGGAGGTGGGAAGTCCCTAGCCGAGTATGCCAAGATCCCATTCCTCGGGAGTGTACCCATCGACCCACGAGTGGGCAAGCTAGCCGGGCAGGGACTAGCTGCGGTCACGGATCTGCCAGATTCTACTACTAGTAAAGTGTTTGATGAGCTGGTGAGGACGCTAGCACAGAGTGATAGAGTATAG